From one Aquicella siphonis genomic stretch:
- a CDS encoding NAD(+) kinase, translated as MRGFDMGLQFKVIGIYGRVKNPGVMETLKALIHYLRSLDLEIRIDSDTAELLEDASLVCFQRDELCRHCDLLIVVGGDGSLLHAAHSIINDGIPVLGINRGRLGFLTDILPSNLKKIKAILEGDYILEKRFLLTATVEHAGKILGEGNALNEVALIPDSVPHMNEFEIYINDQFVCSQDSDGVIVATPTGSTAYALSGGGPILHPQLDALVLVPMFPHTLSLRPIVIEGSHRITIVITPNNTATPRLTCDSQSLINTPPGSRIHIQKKNQHLHLIHPLDYDYYETLRSKLHWGRKLHYAE; from the coding sequence ATGCGGGGTTTTGATATGGGATTGCAATTCAAGGTAATCGGCATCTATGGCCGGGTCAAAAACCCGGGGGTCATGGAAACACTCAAGGCATTGATACATTACTTGCGCAGTCTTGATCTGGAAATCCGTATCGATTCCGATACGGCTGAACTCCTGGAAGATGCGTCCCTGGTGTGCTTCCAGCGTGACGAGTTATGCCGGCATTGCGACTTGCTGATTGTCGTCGGGGGCGACGGCAGCCTGCTCCATGCCGCCCACTCGATTATCAATGACGGCATCCCGGTGTTAGGAATCAACCGCGGCCGCCTCGGGTTTTTGACCGATATCCTTCCTTCCAATCTGAAAAAAATCAAGGCCATACTCGAAGGAGACTATATACTGGAAAAACGCTTTCTACTCACAGCCACGGTGGAACATGCAGGCAAAATCCTGGGTGAGGGAAACGCGCTCAATGAAGTCGCCTTGATACCCGATTCCGTGCCGCACATGAATGAATTTGAAATATATATCAATGACCAGTTTGTCTGCAGCCAGGATTCAGACGGAGTCATCGTCGCCACCCCCACCGGATCCACGGCTTATGCGCTTTCAGGCGGAGGCCCCATTCTCCATCCCCAGCTTGACGCGCTGGTGCTGGTTCCCATGTTTCCGCACACACTCAGTCTTAGGCCCATTGTCATAGAAGGCAGCCACCGCATCACCATTGTCATCACTCCAAACAATACCGCGACCCCGCGCCTGACCTGCGACAGCCAGTCGCTTATCAATACCCCTCCGGGAAGTCGTATCCATATCCAGAAAAAGAACCAGCACTTACATCTGATCCACCCTCTCGATTATGATTATTATGAAACGCTGCGCAGCAAACTGCACTGGGGACGCAAATTACATTATGCGGAATGA
- the dnaJ gene encoding molecular chaperone DnaJ, whose product MTKRDYYEILGVTRNASEEEIKKTYRRLAMKHHPDRNANDKESEEKFKQIKEAYEVLSDSRRRAAYDQFGHAGVEGAGGFGGGAGGMNFTDIFGDIFGDIFGGGRGGGPQRGSDLYYTLEISLEDAVFGKTAEITIPTLATCGECHGSGARPGTSPVTCSDCNGYGQIRMQQGFFSVQQTCPTCYGKGRVIQSPCSHCHGRGRNKQNKKLSVKIPQGVDTGDRIRLSGEGEAGESGAMSGDLYIQIQVQPHSLFERDGKNLYCEVPISFVTGALGGELEVPALHGRVKLKIPAETQTGRVFRIRGMGVPSVRGGDPGDLMCRVQIETPVNLTAKQKELLTQFDKTMPVNNKHSPKSSSWFNKVKKFFEDMKL is encoded by the coding sequence ATGACTAAGCGTGATTATTATGAAATTCTCGGCGTGACCCGTAATGCCAGCGAAGAGGAAATTAAAAAAACATATCGTCGCCTGGCCATGAAGCATCATCCGGATCGAAATGCCAATGACAAGGAATCGGAAGAAAAGTTCAAGCAGATCAAGGAAGCGTATGAAGTCCTTTCAGACAGCAGGCGGCGGGCTGCTTATGACCAGTTTGGCCATGCCGGAGTAGAAGGGGCGGGCGGATTTGGCGGCGGTGCCGGCGGCATGAATTTTACTGATATTTTCGGGGATATTTTCGGGGATATTTTTGGCGGCGGCAGGGGAGGCGGGCCGCAGCGGGGTTCAGATCTGTATTATACCCTGGAAATATCTCTGGAAGATGCGGTGTTTGGCAAGACTGCCGAGATCACCATTCCCACTCTGGCGACCTGCGGCGAATGCCATGGGTCGGGCGCGCGTCCGGGAACTTCGCCAGTGACCTGCTCTGACTGCAATGGGTACGGGCAGATACGTATGCAGCAAGGATTTTTTTCAGTCCAGCAAACCTGTCCAACCTGTTACGGCAAGGGCCGCGTCATTCAATCGCCTTGTTCGCATTGCCATGGGCGTGGACGTAACAAGCAAAACAAGAAACTGTCTGTCAAAATACCGCAGGGGGTGGATACCGGCGACCGCATACGGCTGAGCGGCGAAGGTGAAGCGGGAGAGTCAGGCGCCATGTCGGGTGACTTGTATATTCAGATCCAGGTTCAGCCGCATTCTTTATTTGAACGTGACGGCAAGAACTTGTATTGTGAAGTCCCTATCAGTTTCGTCACCGGTGCTTTGGGCGGCGAACTGGAGGTGCCCGCGCTGCACGGCCGTGTCAAGCTTAAGATTCCTGCTGAAACACAAACCGGAAGAGTATTTCGCATCAGGGGCATGGGTGTGCCTTCTGTCAGGGGAGGTGATCCGGGTGATTTGATGTGCAGAGTTCAGATAGAAACGCCTGTTAATTTGACCGCCAAGCAAAAAGAACTTTTGACTCAATTTGATAAGACCATGCCGGTCAATAATAAGCACAGTCCGAAATCCAGTTCATGGTTTAATAAAGTCAAAAAATTTTTTGAAGATATGAAGTTGTAA
- the recN gene encoding DNA repair protein RecN, with amino-acid sequence MLTQIHIRDLATIEELQLTLNSGCTMITGETGAGKSIFIEAIELALGGRASPNLVRPGKDKAEISLSFDITHFPKVIESLQNLDLYHDTSECIIRRVITSDGRSRSYVNGSPSTLQLVKELGELLFHLHGQHEQQVLLKSETQRDMLDRFADHLPLAAQVKTMAEAWRTLEQEIHALQEKAQDRVSQSEFLRFQLEELHALKLQPGEWETLEAEHHRLTHAEELLRHIQQAANQIADHDDQNVLSLINEIRKTLESIQSVEPKAREWINTLHSILIQLTDLESELKSYQENTELDPEKLQLMEERVSQIFNLSRKHKIKPQELPELQARLADELKSLDGSDENLKIMIARQGEIEKLYQQAAHQLSLSRLKAGAKLEKEISAIIRSLSLPHGEFKIALEQEHASLLPHGNEKVTFLIKTNPDQSLQPLFKVISGGELSRLSLAAHLALANRTSIPTLVFDEVDTGLSGATAEKIGKLLRRLGDSYQVFCVTHQPQVAACGHHHLLVEKYFVQNCTHTRLRMLQSEEKTREIARMLGGEKITEKTLEHAREVLEGI; translated from the coding sequence ATGTTGACTCAAATCCATATTCGGGATCTTGCGACGATTGAAGAACTTCAGCTCACGCTCAACAGCGGCTGCACCATGATTACGGGTGAAACCGGCGCGGGCAAATCCATTTTTATTGAAGCGATAGAACTGGCCCTGGGTGGGCGCGCCTCGCCCAACCTGGTGCGTCCCGGCAAGGACAAAGCTGAAATCAGCCTGAGTTTTGATATTACTCACTTTCCCAAAGTCATTGAAAGCTTGCAAAATCTGGACTTGTATCATGACACATCCGAATGCATCATCCGGCGGGTCATCACCAGCGACGGCCGTTCACGCAGCTATGTGAACGGCTCCCCTTCCACCTTGCAGCTGGTAAAAGAACTGGGAGAACTCCTATTCCATTTACACGGCCAGCATGAACAACAAGTTCTGCTGAAATCCGAGACACAGCGTGACATGCTGGATCGGTTTGCCGACCACCTGCCTCTCGCCGCGCAAGTCAAGACCATGGCTGAAGCCTGGCGCACGCTGGAACAGGAAATCCATGCCCTGCAAGAAAAAGCGCAAGACCGCGTCAGCCAGTCTGAGTTCTTGCGTTTTCAGCTCGAAGAATTGCACGCCTTGAAACTGCAGCCCGGGGAGTGGGAAACCCTGGAAGCAGAACATCACCGCCTCACGCATGCTGAAGAATTATTAAGACATATCCAGCAAGCCGCAAACCAGATAGCGGACCATGACGACCAGAATGTATTGTCGCTGATCAATGAAATACGCAAGACACTGGAGTCCATACAATCTGTCGAACCCAAAGCCCGGGAATGGATCAACACCCTTCATTCCATCCTGATTCAACTGACTGATCTCGAATCGGAATTAAAATCCTACCAAGAAAATACCGAGCTGGATCCCGAAAAATTACAGTTAATGGAAGAGCGTGTCAGTCAGATTTTCAATTTGTCGCGCAAGCATAAAATCAAGCCCCAAGAATTGCCGGAACTGCAGGCACGCCTGGCGGATGAATTAAAATCACTGGATGGAAGCGATGAAAATCTGAAAATCATGATTGCCCGTCAAGGTGAAATAGAAAAACTGTACCAGCAGGCCGCCCATCAACTCAGTCTCAGCCGTCTGAAAGCAGGCGCAAAGCTTGAAAAGGAAATTTCCGCCATTATCCGCTCCCTGTCCTTGCCGCACGGAGAATTCAAGATCGCCCTGGAACAAGAGCATGCTTCTTTGCTGCCGCATGGAAATGAGAAAGTCACATTTCTCATCAAAACCAACCCGGATCAATCGCTGCAGCCTCTTTTCAAAGTCATTTCTGGAGGCGAATTGTCCAGACTCAGTCTAGCGGCACATCTGGCGCTTGCCAATCGCACGTCCATTCCGACGCTGGTTTTTGATGAAGTCGATACCGGACTCAGCGGGGCAACCGCTGAAAAAATCGGAAAATTATTACGCAGGCTGGGCGATTCATATCAAGTCTTCTGTGTGACTCATCAACCGCAGGTAGCGGCATGCGGTCATCATCACCTGCTGGTTGAAAAATATTTCGTACAAAACTGCACACATACCCGACTGCGCATGCTGCAATCAGAGGAAAAAACTCGCGAAATCGCGCGTATGCTGGGCGGTGAAAAAATCACTGAAAAAACCCTGGAACACGCGCGGGAAGTATTGGAAGGAATATAG
- the fur gene encoding ferric iron uptake transcriptional regulator — translation MGRLLRELVLTNNHDLKKAGLKVTIPRLKILQILEKSKEHHLSAEDIYRTLLDSGEDIGLATVYRVLTQFEEAGLVVRHHFEGDLSVFELDHGEHHDHLVCVKCGRVEEFVDAVIEKRQQEIARHAGYSITDHSLNIYGICEKCQKKDR, via the coding sequence ATGGGACGACTGTTGAGGGAACTGGTTTTGACCAATAATCATGATTTGAAAAAAGCCGGATTGAAAGTCACGATTCCGCGTCTGAAAATTCTGCAAATCCTGGAAAAGTCCAAGGAACATCATCTGAGTGCGGAGGATATCTATCGTACCCTGCTTGATTCTGGCGAAGATATAGGGCTTGCGACGGTTTATCGCGTGCTGACACAGTTTGAAGAAGCCGGCCTGGTGGTCCGCCATCACTTTGAAGGTGATTTGTCAGTATTTGAACTGGACCATGGAGAACACCATGATCATCTGGTCTGTGTCAAATGCGGCCGGGTTGAGGAATTTGTTGATGCCGTCATTGAAAAACGCCAGCAAGAAATTGCCAGGCACGCTGGCTACTCCATCACCGATCACAGTCTGAATATTTATGGCATATGCGAGAAATGCCAGAAAAAGGACAGGTAA
- a CDS encoding RnfH family protein: MASKTRIRVEVAFAAVDKQAIRIVELDAGTTIESAIRLSGILSDFPEIRFDRHKVGVFSKPRALTDTVQDGDRIEIYRPLLIDPKESRRIKAKKT, encoded by the coding sequence ATGGCGAGTAAAACCCGGATCCGCGTCGAAGTGGCTTTCGCCGCGGTTGACAAACAGGCGATCAGAATAGTGGAGCTGGATGCGGGCACGACCATTGAATCCGCTATCCGTTTGTCGGGAATATTGTCAGATTTTCCTGAAATCCGTTTTGACAGGCATAAAGTGGGTGTTTTCAGCAAGCCGCGCGCTTTGACGGATACGGTGCAAGATGGCGACCGTATTGAAATCTACCGGCCGCTCCTCATCGATCCAAAAGAGTCACGGCGAATAAAGGCAAAAAAAACCTGA
- the greA gene encoding transcription elongation factor GreA yields the protein MQKVPMTVKGADKLREELNRLKQIERPKIINAIAEARAHGDLKENAEYHAAREQQGFIEGRILEIEAKLSSAHVIDVTQMDNSGRVIFGATIKLTNEDGSSLSYQIVGEDEADISLNMISVTSPVARALIGKYEGDTVEVKTPEGIIVYEIVEVVYI from the coding sequence ATGCAAAAAGTACCAATGACTGTAAAGGGCGCAGACAAGCTGCGTGAAGAATTGAATCGGTTAAAACAGATTGAACGGCCTAAAATTATCAATGCGATTGCGGAAGCGCGAGCTCATGGGGATTTAAAGGAAAACGCGGAATATCATGCCGCAAGAGAACAGCAGGGGTTTATTGAGGGACGCATTCTGGAAATTGAAGCCAAGCTTTCCAGCGCGCATGTGATTGATGTCACGCAAATGGATAACTCCGGCCGGGTGATTTTTGGTGCCACGATCAAATTGACTAATGAAGACGGGAGTTCCCTTTCTTATCAAATAGTAGGTGAAGATGAAGCCGACATCAGCTTGAACATGATTTCTGTCACTTCGCCGGTTGCGCGCGCCCTGATAGGTAAATACGAAGGAGACACAGTCGAAGTGAAGACGCCGGAAGGGATCATCGTTTATGAGATTGTTGAAGTAGTATACATTTAA
- the smpB gene encoding SsrA-binding protein SmpB encodes MKQTQKTNTTIAVNRKAHHEYFIEDRIEAGLVLEGWEVKSLRAGRVQLDQGYVLLKSGSAWLFGALITPLQTVSTHINPEPQRSRKLLLHQRELNKLIGSVERRGYTVVPLSLYWKNNRVKLEIGLAKGKKLHDKRASEKERDWERQKQRLLKR; translated from the coding sequence ATGAAGCAGACACAAAAGACAAATACAACGATTGCCGTCAATCGTAAAGCACATCATGAATATTTCATCGAAGACCGAATAGAAGCAGGATTGGTGCTGGAAGGTTGGGAAGTCAAAAGCTTGCGGGCTGGCCGGGTGCAGCTTGACCAGGGTTATGTGCTCCTGAAAAGCGGTTCAGCCTGGCTGTTCGGCGCCCTGATCACACCACTGCAAACCGTGTCAACGCATATCAATCCTGAGCCCCAGCGCAGCCGCAAGTTATTACTCCATCAAAGAGAACTCAACAAATTGATAGGCAGCGTGGAACGGCGCGGCTATACAGTTGTACCGCTTTCACTCTACTGGAAAAATAACAGGGTCAAACTTGAAATTGGCCTGGCCAAGGGTAAAAAACTGCACGACAAACGCGCTTCGGAAAAGGAACGCGACTGGGAACGGCAAAAGCAGCGCTTGTTAAAACGATAG
- the dnaK gene encoding molecular chaperone DnaK, which translates to MATNKIIGIDLGTTNSCVAVMEGDKVKVIENSEGARTTPSIVAYLDNNEIRVGQPAKHQAVTNPKNTIYAVKRLIGRRYDESMVRRMQETVPYKIIKADNGDAWVEVLGNKDLAPPQVSAQVLMKMKKTAEDYLGHEVTEAVITVPAYFNDSQRQATKDAGKIAGLEVKRIINEPTAAALAFGMDKKPGNRKIAVYDLGGGTFDISIIEIAEVDGEHQFEVLSTNGDTFLGGEDFDQRLMNYLIDEFKNTSGIDLRNDPLALQRLKEAAEKAKIELSSTQQTEVNLPYITADASGPKHMNVKITRAKLESLVEDLIQRTIEPCKLALKDASLGTDKIDDVILVGGQTRMPLVQETVRKFFGKDPRKDVNPDEAVAMGAAIQGAVLSGAIKDVLLLDVTPLSLGIETMGGVMTKLIEKNTTIPTRAAQIFSTAADNQTAVTIHVLQGEREMASANKSLGRFDLTDIPPAPRGMPQVEVTFDIDANGILHVSAKDKATGKAQSIKIQASSGLSEAEVEKMVKDAEAHSAEDKKFHELVTARNQADNMIHAITKSMKEAGDKVSADERQSIENAINALKEAMKTDDKDAIEARTKDLTEASSKMAERLYAQGQADQAASQAAGQQSAGSDKKQDNVVDAEFEEVKDDNKRGDS; encoded by the coding sequence ATGGCTACAAATAAAATCATAGGCATCGATTTGGGGACCACCAATTCCTGCGTGGCAGTCATGGAAGGAGATAAGGTCAAGGTGATTGAAAATTCAGAAGGTGCTCGCACCACACCCTCTATTGTTGCCTACCTGGACAATAACGAAATTCGTGTCGGCCAGCCGGCCAAACACCAGGCAGTCACGAACCCCAAGAATACCATCTATGCGGTCAAGCGCCTGATCGGCCGCCGCTATGACGAGTCCATGGTTCGCCGCATGCAGGAAACGGTGCCTTACAAAATTATCAAGGCGGATAACGGCGATGCCTGGGTTGAGGTTTTGGGTAACAAAGACCTTGCTCCACCGCAGGTTTCAGCTCAGGTCTTGATGAAAATGAAGAAGACGGCTGAGGACTATCTCGGTCATGAAGTCACGGAAGCCGTGATTACTGTTCCTGCCTATTTTAATGACTCACAGCGCCAGGCTACGAAAGACGCGGGTAAAATCGCGGGCCTGGAAGTTAAGCGTATTATCAATGAGCCCACCGCCGCGGCGCTGGCGTTTGGCATGGATAAAAAACCGGGCAATCGCAAAATCGCTGTTTACGACCTTGGCGGCGGTACTTTTGATATCTCGATCATTGAAATTGCCGAAGTGGACGGCGAGCACCAGTTTGAAGTGTTATCCACTAATGGCGATACCTTCCTGGGCGGTGAAGATTTTGATCAGCGCCTGATGAATTACCTGATTGATGAATTCAAGAACACTTCCGGTATTGACTTGCGCAATGACCCGCTTGCCTTGCAACGTCTCAAGGAAGCCGCGGAAAAAGCCAAAATTGAACTTTCTTCTACCCAGCAGACAGAAGTCAATCTGCCGTATATCACCGCCGATGCTAGCGGACCAAAACACATGAATGTTAAGATTACCCGGGCCAAACTCGAATCACTGGTTGAAGACCTGATCCAGCGCACGATAGAACCTTGCAAGCTTGCGCTCAAGGATGCCAGCCTGGGAACTGACAAGATCGACGACGTCATTCTTGTCGGCGGCCAAACCCGTATGCCTCTGGTTCAGGAAACCGTACGCAAGTTTTTTGGCAAGGACCCGCGCAAGGACGTGAATCCTGACGAAGCGGTTGCCATGGGCGCTGCCATTCAGGGTGCGGTACTCTCTGGCGCGATCAAGGATGTGTTATTGCTAGACGTGACTCCGCTTTCATTGGGGATAGAAACCATGGGTGGTGTCATGACCAAGCTGATAGAGAAAAACACAACGATTCCAACCCGTGCCGCGCAAATATTTTCTACCGCTGCCGATAATCAGACCGCTGTGACCATACATGTGCTGCAAGGCGAGCGTGAAATGGCGTCTGCCAATAAATCACTGGGCCGTTTTGACTTGACTGATATTCCCCCCGCGCCGCGCGGCATGCCCCAGGTTGAAGTCACGTTTGATATTGATGCGAATGGCATTTTGCACGTTTCCGCGAAAGACAAGGCGACAGGCAAGGCGCAATCCATCAAGATCCAGGCTTCTTCCGGCTTGAGCGAGGCAGAAGTCGAGAAAATGGTGAAAGACGCAGAAGCGCATTCGGCTGAAGACAAGAAATTCCATGAATTGGTTACGGCTCGTAATCAGGCTGATAACATGATTCATGCGATTACCAAATCAATGAAGGAAGCGGGAGACAAGGTCAGCGCTGATGAGCGCCAATCCATAGAGAATGCGATTAATGCTCTCAAGGAAGCCATGAAAACAGATGATAAGGATGCGATTGAGGCCAGGACAAAAGATTTGACGGAAGCTTCCAGCAAAATGGCGGAACGCTTGTATGCCCAGGGTCAGGCGGATCAGGCGGCTTCCCAAGCAGCTGGTCAGCAGTCAGCCGGATCTGACAAGAAGCAAGACAATGTTGTGGATGCGGAATTTGAAGAAGTCAAGGATGACAATAAGCGAGGTGACAGCTAA
- the grpE gene encoding nucleotide exchange factor GrpE, which yields MPKNMPDNENETKASPEKPTELLEHPSYEELLQKLDEAEQKANQYWERILRMQAENDNILRRAERDVANAHKYALEKFVTELLPIVDSLELCVTSVAPELQSASASVIEGVNLTLKMFYTAMDKFGIKQVNPVSEPFDPEHQQAISMQYDPSVSAGTVLSVLQKGYTLNNRLLRPALVIVSKAEK from the coding sequence ATGCCTAAAAACATGCCTGATAATGAAAATGAAACGAAGGCAAGCCCAGAAAAGCCAACCGAGCTTCTTGAACACCCTTCTTATGAAGAGTTATTACAAAAGCTGGACGAGGCTGAGCAGAAAGCCAATCAATACTGGGAACGTATTCTGCGTATGCAGGCTGAAAATGACAATATTTTGCGCCGCGCCGAGCGGGATGTGGCTAATGCCCATAAATATGCGCTGGAAAAGTTTGTCACCGAGCTGCTGCCAATTGTTGACAGTCTTGAGTTATGCGTGACCAGCGTTGCGCCTGAACTCCAGTCGGCGTCGGCTTCCGTGATTGAAGGCGTGAATCTGACGTTAAAGATGTTTTATACAGCCATGGACAAGTTTGGCATCAAGCAAGTCAATCCGGTATCAGAACCCTTTGATCCTGAGCACCAGCAGGCGATTTCTATGCAATATGATCCGTCGGTTTCCGCCGGCACGGTCCTGTCCGTGCTGCAGAAAGGCTATACCCTTAATAACAGGCTGTTGCGCCCTGCTCTGGTGATTGTCTCTAAAGCTGAAAAGTAA
- the rlmE gene encoding 23S rRNA (uridine(2552)-2'-O)-methyltransferase RlmE — protein MTSKSSRRWLREHFTDTYVKQAQKEGYRSRAVYKLLEFQERYHLFRSGMTVVDLGAAPGGWSQLVVKLIKPGGRMIAMDILPMEPVEGVEFIQGDFSNDEVLNTLLEHISSNKADWVISDMAPNMSGNESIDIPRSMYLSELALDFALRVLAPGGGFLIKAFQGEGIDAFLAEIKRNFKSVVIRKPKASRDRSREIYILARELKRGVE, from the coding sequence ATGACCAGTAAAAGCAGCCGCCGCTGGCTAAGAGAACACTTCACAGACACGTACGTCAAACAGGCGCAAAAGGAAGGATATCGCTCGCGCGCAGTTTATAAGCTGCTTGAATTTCAGGAGCGTTACCATTTGTTCAGGTCCGGCATGACTGTCGTTGATCTGGGTGCGGCTCCTGGAGGCTGGAGCCAGCTTGTGGTCAAGCTTATCAAGCCGGGCGGCCGCATGATCGCCATGGATATTCTGCCCATGGAGCCGGTTGAAGGAGTGGAATTTATCCAGGGCGATTTTTCGAATGACGAAGTTCTGAATACACTGCTAGAGCACATATCTTCGAACAAGGCAGACTGGGTCATTTCTGATATGGCGCCTAATATGAGTGGTAACGAAAGTATTGATATTCCCCGTTCCATGTATCTTTCTGAATTGGCTCTGGATTTCGCTCTGCGCGTGTTGGCTCCTGGAGGAGGGTTTTTAATCAAGGCCTTTCAAGGGGAGGGCATAGATGCTTTTCTTGCTGAAATAAAGCGCAATTTCAAGTCGGTTGTTATTCGTAAACCAAAAGCATCTCGTGACCGCTCCCGGGAGATTTATATTTTGGCGCGAGAACTGAAGCGGGGAGTGGAATGA
- a CDS encoding type II toxin-antitoxin system RatA family toxin, translating to MHTLKRNALVPYSARQMFELVNLIEDYPRFLPWCHSSQIISRTEDEVIASLDINWKGIHKSFTTRNRLNPFERIEISLVNGPLHRLDGVWEFYALDEFACKIDLDLEFEFTGHFIDKLFQPVFQHIANTLVEAFCKRAHELYGE from the coding sequence ATGCACACTTTGAAAAGAAATGCTCTGGTGCCTTATTCTGCGCGCCAGATGTTTGAACTGGTGAATTTGATAGAAGATTACCCGCGTTTTTTACCGTGGTGTCACAGCAGCCAGATTATCAGCAGGACTGAGGATGAAGTCATTGCTTCGCTGGATATCAACTGGAAAGGCATACACAAGAGCTTTACCACGCGAAATCGTTTGAATCCGTTTGAGAGAATCGAAATCTCGCTGGTGAACGGCCCTTTGCACCGCCTGGATGGTGTCTGGGAGTTTTACGCCCTGGATGAATTTGCCTGCAAGATAGACCTTGATCTGGAGTTTGAATTTACCGGACATTTTATTGACAAGTTATTCCAGCCAGTGTTTCAGCATATTGCCAATACACTGGTTGAAGCATTTTGCAAACGGGCACATGAATTGTATGGCGAGTAA
- a CDS encoding outer membrane protein assembly factor BamE gives MYKSLVCILMMLVLAGCSFFQIRKPIIEQGNIITNEAVSQLHTGMSSDQVIAIMGTPVVANILTPNRMEYVYTYQDGMSPRKEKHVTCLFEQGRLKEIQTR, from the coding sequence ATGTATAAAAGCCTAGTTTGCATACTAATGATGCTGGTTCTGGCAGGCTGCAGCTTTTTCCAGATTCGCAAGCCTATTATTGAACAAGGCAACATTATTACCAATGAGGCTGTCAGCCAGCTGCATACCGGCATGTCGTCTGATCAAGTCATTGCCATTATGGGCACGCCGGTGGTGGCAAATATTCTCACACCTAACCGCATGGAATATGTTTATACCTATCAGGATGGCATGAGTCCACGCAAGGAAAAACATGTCACCTGTCTGTTTGAACAAGGTCGCCTGAAAGAAATACAAACACGATAA
- a CDS encoding mechanosensitive ion channel family protein: MTTDFTINNFNGYAYVSLVAMFILAGSGLVIAFSHYFAKYFLITFIDKAFGKNRSGAGQILFRNHFFHRLAYLVPAFLLSYFSYLFDIDLPHFKLFLSELIRELTRIYMIMGIAFVLAALLNAVNEHYSNLKIAKYKPINSYVQVAKIVLFSMAVLLSASILFDKSPAYFLTGLGAATAFLALIFKDSITGFIAGIQLTAYDIVRIGDWIEMPSFGADGEVMEISLNTVKVQNFDKTLVTIPSSALLTSGLKNWRGMQESGGRRVKRSMMIDIKSIRFCDQVMLDRIQNQDLHAFSTLDSRTLQDTTNMGLFRKYVETYLRQHPGVHQDMRVMVRQLQASAGGLPLELYFFTNTITSEKYESTQAEIFEYLYAVLPYFELSVPRPVSFE, translated from the coding sequence ATGACGACTGACTTCACAATTAATAATTTCAATGGTTATGCCTACGTTTCTCTGGTCGCCATGTTTATCCTGGCAGGATCCGGTCTCGTTATCGCGTTTAGCCATTATTTTGCCAAATATTTTTTAATCACGTTTATAGACAAGGCGTTTGGCAAAAACCGTTCAGGTGCGGGACAGATCTTGTTCAGGAATCATTTTTTCCACCGCCTCGCTTACCTTGTCCCTGCGTTTCTTCTGTCATATTTCTCTTATTTGTTTGACATTGACCTTCCCCATTTCAAACTATTCCTGTCAGAACTGATTCGGGAATTAACACGAATTTATATGATCATGGGTATCGCCTTTGTGCTTGCGGCACTCCTGAATGCGGTGAATGAGCATTACAGCAACCTGAAAATCGCGAAATACAAACCCATTAACAGTTATGTGCAAGTCGCCAAAATCGTCTTGTTTAGTATGGCCGTGCTATTGTCCGCCTCTATCCTGTTTGATAAATCTCCCGCTTACTTTTTAACCGGCCTGGGCGCTGCGACAGCTTTTCTTGCATTGATTTTCAAAGATTCCATTACAGGATTCATCGCCGGCATCCAGCTCACCGCATATGATATAGTTCGCATTGGCGACTGGATTGAAATGCCCAGCTTCGGCGCTGATGGCGAAGTCATGGAAATCTCCCTGAATACGGTAAAAGTGCAGAATTTCGATAAAACCCTCGTGACCATACCCAGCTCGGCATTGCTCACCTCGGGACTGAAAAACTGGCGCGGCATGCAAGAATCGGGCGGCAGGCGCGTCAAACGCAGCATGATGATTGATATAAAGAGCATACGTTTTTGTGATCAAGTCATGCTTGATCGAATTCAAAACCAGGATTTGCACGCATTTTCCACCCTGGACAGCCGTACCCTCCAGGACACAACCAATATGGGACTTTTTCGCAAATATGTCGAAACGTATTTACGACAACATCCCGGGGTGCATCAGGACATGCGCGTCATGGTGAGACAATTGCAAGCTTCCGCGGGCGGATTGCCGCTGGAACTATATTTTTTCACGAATACCATTACTTCTGAAAAATACGAATCCACTCAGGCTGAAATTTTTGAATACCTGTACGCCGTTCTACCCTATTTTGAATTAAGCGTGCCACGGCCGGTGTCATTCGAATAA